The genomic interval AGGATCGATCTGGATGGGGGCGGGAGAACCGGATGGCGTGAGGAGCGGATGTCTATTTTTGGAGGATGTTTTGGAGTGTCTACTagagcctcttttttttttcttccatacgCCATTTCTCATATGGAGGGTGGGATAGAAGAGCTGCCGGGGATGCTCTTAGAAAGTCTAATTTAGAtatgctgttggagatgctgtGTATCTTAAAACGGTGAAAATTGcaatggcatgaatccaattaactCCTGCTTCAATTCTACTGGCCGCTCCTCTTTGTCTCCTCTTCCCTCGTCTCTCTCCTCGGTGGGTTTCTTGGCCTGCGTGCAGCTGTTGTGGATCGAGATGGCGGTGAGACGGCGCAAGGATAGGTTTGGACGGTTTGTCCAGGCTAAGGTGGGTCGCCGCGCCAGCTTCGCCTGGATCAGACAGCTACGCCTCCGCTAGAGCCGCTGCGGGTGGACGGTCGCTATCCCGAGACCATCGACGCGCCCCACgttgcccgccgccggccagagTATATCCTCCGACGCGCGCTTCCTTTGAGATAATCCAAAATTGGTTGATTCGGTTGCTTACTCCTCTTTCCGTTTTCCGAATAATCGGAGTGAAtccgttttttttttaggattagCTAAAAAACTGTCGAGTGTTTATTGAGaggaaaactttcaaatctaactacagtatataatttcactagaactatatactataataataataacttgtatatatgtattaaaataatatatgcaactttatatctaataAATATAGAGATAACAATATAGTATAGTTATAGTATAGTTACTATgtagttacaatgtaactacGATGTAACTAGAGTGTAACTACAATGGTAACTAGGGTGTAACTAGAGTATAACTAACTGTAACTTGCAAACTTTTCAAAAACTTGCAAGAGATGAAGTGGCTACCAGCACGCAGCAGACAAATTACAGTTATCACGCGGATTTTTTCCACCAACGTGCTAGCACTAATCTTGAGGCGAATCCGACGGTCGAATTTAGTTTTTCCCCTGTTTACTGTCGACAGTAAACTAGCAATTCCGTTTGTTTTAAGCTCGAAATCGATTCGGTTCTTAACTCCTCTTTCCCGTTTTCCCATTAATCAGAGTGAATCCGTTTTGTATTAAGCTCGAAATCGAGACCTGTTTCAAACAAACGGAGCCAAATAATCGAAACATATTGTTTCgacgtattttttaattagatatAAGATTTATGTTTGTTTGTTGCAACACACTGGCAATAAAGCCGTGTGTTGCCGATATACACATTGCCTAGCACCGTATGCATGCCGATAGGATGCCGTAAAAAATTGAGTAAAATCAACAGCAAAATCCGTCGACAGATTTTTAGCAAcatcattttaaaatttatgcaAGAGATGTTTTGCTTTGAGTTGTGTTTGTAGAGAACACCCAGTTTAGGAAGCTAATAAAGTTTTCACATGGAAGCAAATGGCGCACCACTTTATCTAAAAGTATGTCTAATCCATTAGCATCCGTAGTCCGAATCAAGATTTCTAATTACCAAAAGAAACCGAAtacaaagataaaaaaaaaacaatcagttTGCACCACACAATAGTTCAAACACAAATAAGTAGTATTATTTAGGTAACAAAACAGACCCAGAATACTAAAACCTCAATTTCATACTTCAAAGTCTGCATGACATGCAACTAAGCCATTGTAATACCATAAAGACTAAGTACATAGACGGCGTAAAGTTGTCCAAACCCCCGGGCAGCTCCACGCCACAAGGGACCATAACTGTTCTGAAACTCCCAGAAAGGATAGATGCCTTGGACACCGAATCCGGTAATGACCACTACATGACCCCAGGTCCAGTGAGAAGGATGGGGGAAAAAGATTTCATCAACAAACTCTGATTCCCCATACAAATCGAAGGCAGAGCAATATACGCCAAAAGTACCGATCATTGGGCCCACACTCAAGTACTTATTGATTGCATGATCAACAGCAAGTATGCTACGTGGATCCATTTTTTCAAAGTCCTTTATCTTGACTCTGCCCTgcttcaaaaaaagaaagataggatcaatgtttttttttcggttGAGACAGTAGGTAGTGGCCACTTCCACTTCAATACACTCCAAGAAATGGTACTATAAATAATGTAATTAATCTGAGTCCACTCAAaaagttataattttatttttaaataccACTTTGATCCCCTTTTAATGATATTTGCCTCGTGGTTCGCCTATATTGCCATTTTTACccttagaattaaaaatatttatggttTAATCTTCAAGTCTTGCTAACCAACACATAAATCCAAGCAATTTTCTAGGATCCTCGCTGATGTATTCAATATTCATATATctaaaactttttaagtttaccattttttttttggatgttaCAAAAGTTTCAGCTGACTAAACTAGTATTTATGATAGCACCTTAGAGTTTGTTAGGAGAACATGTGTTCAAATTTcatgtattataaataaaatatgttttacCTCTGAGTTGTAGTAGCGTGCGCCTGTCTGCTTGAAAACAGTCAGACAATTGCTGATACGTCCTGATGATTTGTCCACATCTTTGAGAGCAAGGGCTTGAGTCTCAAGATCACTCCAGGAGAGTTCAGGACAGGGCTGATTTGTCTTCAATCTTTGGTGTGCTTCAAGAGCGGTGCATGTACTAAAATAGGCGCATTTCCCTGCACAAGGATACACCAGTAAAGCAACAAGTGCAAAAAGAAGCACAGGTTcacaaaaatagattaattaagaATATACCTCCTAATTTCCTTTGGTCCTTACAAGGTCCAAGGACCTTCTGACTTTTGTGCGGGGTAGACCTGTTAACATATTGCCCCCGCCATGTGTATCGGACTTGGGCAGAACCATACATTTCAAGAACCATGGTGACCTGCAAATGAAATCAAAATGATCAAACACAACAACAGTACAAAGATACGGAAAGGTATAGTGGATAGAGGTTAACTAGGAGCATGATATAAAGGGGTTTATAAGTTATGATCACACATATTCTGTAACCTTCATCTATATTACAGGGAGTCATACAGAACATTTAAATATCACACATTCTGGAACACAAAATATGAGTATCACACAATCAGTAAATATTGAGCAAATACTAGCCTGAAAAATTGAGGACTGGACTTCTAGCACAAAGCTGTGGGAGAAGCTTATTTTGCTGTGCTTGCAGCAAAAGCAGTTGTTGCTGTTGTGGAGTCAGAAACTGGAGCTGTTGAAATGTTGGGACTATTATATGAACAACTTCTGCTGTGGAATTCCAAAGTGAAGTTGGTCAAAGCTATGAGCAACGAAGATAAAGAAATGTACATGttagaaaagaagttgcaagaTTGTATGCAGAACATAAGATTTTATGTCAATTGCATGGTTTGCACGGTACCAGGAAACTACATAACTGGTTGTTTCATGACACCCCAGAAATAATATTTTACACTAACCTGTGAAATTTACTTCATATATCAAAGCAGAGAAGGATACAAAAATCTGGCATTCTGAGTAGGACAAACAATCACAGTGCTACCTCAAATAATACAACCTAGAGTACATAGAAATATTGGCAGTCTTATCCATGATGACCTCCAAAACCGAAATGCTATGAATGTAGTAAGTTGCTGGGAAGAGTTTTGTTGGCACAGACATTTCTAGCTGCTATTGTCTGACAATTTCTAACTCAGCTGTCAATAGAAATATCAGTTACATCCTTCAACCCTAAACCATAAATCAATTAAGCCATTCAGATTTGcattaaatcttttttttttttttgcaatatgCAACTGCATCAATTGTGTGCACCACAAAATTTCCTTAAAATAAGTGGCTCCAATGTCCCCAACTGAAAAGAAGAGTGCACTTAAACCAAATCCAAACATGGAGAACATAAGTAAATCAAATACAAGATGATGAGTATATTTAACCGTATGGTGTATAGCTTACCGTACGTGGCCAACTTTTCAGCATCAAATTGCTTCCGCGATGATTAGAACCTATAATAAAAAATGGCATCTCAATTTAGCTTATCAGTGATACTCGAAACAGTCTTTTTGTAGAAATATATATGATAAGATATTGGAGGCAAAAAGATTTTATGTTAGCAATTCAACACAAACATAACATTCAGTCACTTATATTTCATCGGAGTATGTACGTACCTAACTCCAACCAGATGGTCGATATCGGTGCAGGGCAGCAGGAAGCCTTCCAGGTGATGCCGAGTAGGATTAAGCTCCTGCAATGAAGAAAACATGGAAAGAAGAGTGGGATTAGGGCAAGAAGACATGGCTACACAGGATAGAGCATATGGGACCTTACCAGGAAGCGGTGGTCGCCGGAGGAGGTATCTGGCCGACGTTGTCGCCGGAGGCGGTCGCTGGCTGACGTGGTCACTGGCGGCGGTGGATACGGCGCTTGCTGGCGAGGTTGGACACTGAGGCGGTGAGGACTCGCGAATCCTAATGCAGCCGAGCCTCCGAGCCGACGGTTGTTGGCGAGGtagtcaccggcggcggcagcgctcaATCGCGAGGAAGGCCCTGAGCCGGAGGCGTTTACCGGCCGAGGTGGTCGCCGGAGCGGTGGAGGCGACGAGCGGGGGGCCTGGGCGCGGACGGGCTCGAGGCGTCCTGTGCTGCGGTGCCACCAGAACGGCGGAGCAGCGGAGTTGGGGGAGCGGCGATGGtgtgcggggcggcggcggcggcggacgcgatTCCCTCGCGTGCGGCAGAAGGGGGCGACGCCTTCCAACCATATATATCGCCTAAAAGTTGGGCCGCTAACGGGCTCCCTGGTATCCGATTACGGCCCATCTCAAATAAACCTTAATGAGGggaaataagttcatctgatATCCCTTAACTCGTCGACGAATCCTATTTTCGtccagaaaaccagatacaacgggtatCTCAACTGTCAAAACTGGTGCAATATAGGTCCCATAACGGTTTGGACGGTGTTTTTCGCTGACGTGCCTATGTGGCTATTTTGACTTGGTGTTCAtatgacgtggcgcttacgtgacaatttgatttagaaaataacaaaaattatgGGTCGAAATGtcagtttaaaaaaattaatttaaaaaggtaagacccacgtgggccccacatatcattcTCACCctccttttcttcctcctctcaccGCCCGCCGTGTGCCACCTCCCATCCCCCGCCGCGCATATCGCCCaccggaggagaggggaggggaggaggagatgggggggATGAGAGAATGAGGGGAGGAGAGTAGGTGAAGGAGATAGAATAGATCAGGGCAGGCTCGGGCGGTAAATCGATTTTTTTAGCGCGTGGCTCGGGGCAGTTtgcccattttttttctcggttgttaaaaaaaagatcttaccaaccaggactaataAGATCAAAAAGTGTTGTCAAGTTTttgaatctttagtcccggttcctatttAAACTGGGATTATTATGGTTTTTGGCTAACccagtaaagatggtttccTCAGCAGTGATAGAGCACTAgcttcaaataaaatcattttttggagcctaggcactccccttagccaattaacaaaaatatcttttgcatTGTGAGAAGGGGATACTAAAGGCAAAGAAGACACATCGCCAAGCAAAACATGCAACATggcggtaaaaaaaaatacatgtatattaaaaaataacattGCTTGTTTCCCTCTATTTTCTCTTTGTGAGATTATTTTTTGTTAAGGttactttttttaaggaaacatATACATACTTTGATTTTTACTAATACATTTTACCTCTCATAAATCCTCTTGTGGATTCTTACATTGGAGACTTGTCTAATTTGAGATCCTACATTAGACATACGTTGAACTAGTAATCATGCATGTATAACGCACGATGTGATCAATATTAGATCAAATGAAATATACTGTAGTTACACTTAAAATATGTCTTAGTGCTTAAACTAATAGCGAGAAGTTAATTAGCTGTGCATCATACCAGAACCCAATAGCGAGGAGTGACCGAGCTCCGGAGAAAGTTTCAGTTCATCTAAAACGACATCAAATAGACAAATCATTTGCTTCATTCAACTGTACAAAGTCATATCTGATAATATAATCTTAAAATAATCCAACAATCATATCTTTCTATAAAAGTTACAACACACTAAATCTTAAAACTCAACATACAAAgatatcacatcatcatccactaacaattattacatctTAAACCTCATCCAACCATATTAGAAACATATTAGAACGTAGGCTTGGTCATTTTTGGCACCGAAAGTTTGATTAGTGAGACACATGCTAACTCGGCGAAAACATGACGAGCTGAAGTTCTCTGAAACCAGCGTATTTTGTCCTAAGGCTAAGAGGATTAACCACTGCACATGCAGCTGTTAACCCATAACTACATCGTGCAGCTCACTAAACcgagaaaatatgtagtgcacaTATTTTCCCCACTAATCCTTTTGCGTTCACGACAAGAGCATGCAAGCTTTAGCTTGCGAAAGAGAGTCAGAGGGAGATTAGAAATAGCAACATTAGTCAAGGAGGATTCCTGAACCGAAGCCCTCTATGCGTGGAAACGCCTAGGAAGTTTTGTTGACAACTTGACATAATCGTAATGACATGCTAATGATCATTCAGGTGAAGATGACATTTCACCCAGAAAGCCGTTATAAGAGACACCAAGGATATCCTCCAACACTAGTTCCCAGCGTTCACATTTCAGGGTACTACCATCTGTCTTTAAGAACCAACCTCCATCTGCTGAGATATCCACAATTCCAACACCTCACCTTTTCAGATGGCTCAGGTATGCTCAATTGATGTCTTCTTATTAttattcttcctcctcctcacttGATTTCTTCGCTTTTTCCATGTTGATCTTGGTGTTTTAGTTCTACTGAATTTCAACATCTTCAAACTGAACGAACTTATGGATCGGCCGTGTTCACCGTTTGCAGCAGAAGGTGGTGCTCAAGGTTCCAACCATGACTCACGACAACGAAGCAGAAAGCGATCGAAGTCATCGCAGATATCTACGGTAAATAATTAGCACAACCTTTCTTGATTCTTCTTTGCAGTTTGGATTACACATGCAAGTAATGAAAGAAATAAGTATCTCCTGTCTCGACTCTCTGAAAATCATTTCAGCTCAGAGACTGAAATGGTTTATTTCGCAATCTTAGTTTtatctcattttcttttcaattgtcaatttgtcattCGTCGTTCAACATATCATATGATTGTTCAGAAACATAGctttacaagttacaaccaaTCAATAACGGGATTCTTGCGAGAAAGAAACAACGATAAGTGAAGTTTCAATTGTGATACCTGATCAGACCCGGTGACGTGAGTCAAACAGTAGGTCGTCCACATggtatatctcttctctatctctactcctctactattttataaaaagaattgaAGATATTTTATGAAAAGAATGGAAATTTAGGGTTCGGGGAAATACAGTGCCGCCATTTGGGGTCATCGTGCGCGGCCGTGCGCCGGGATGGGAAGGAGACAGGAGGGTAGCGAGTAGCGACACTGGAAGGGGAAGcctgtgcgccgccgcctaTTTTCCCGCCGGTGCGTCGTTGCCGCCGGCTGCTTCCCCCTCCCCCGTGCGTCGTCTGCTTCTTCGCCTATTCGCTCTCGCGAGATGGAGGTAAGGGGAAACGCCGAAACGGAGTGAAGCGGTACAGGAGAGAGAGACTCAGAGAGGGATGGTCCGATGGTGCCATGGCGCCATGGCGGTGGCATTTACGGGTAATTTCGTCGAAAATGTGTATGCCATGGGTTATTTACAGTTCACATTAATACATTACTAGTACAAAGCTTGACATATCCTACGGTGCCATGAGACTTGCAAGAAAGAAAAGGGAGAGGTACGGTGGCGCTGAACAAAGTGTCATACAGGATTTGCAGTAGCAAGAGGTGGAAAAGAAAACATTCTTCTATATATCAAATAAAAATGCCACCGAATTAAGCCTGACAAATACTAGTAATTAAAATCAGATACATCTTTGCAAGGAAATAAAATATGACAACAAATGATTCATGGAACCAGTAGGGTCAATCAAGCACAAATTTCACTCAAAAAAGGACCAGAGAGTACACCACTAGAGTAATTAACCATGCATTGGCACAGGACCATACATACCGTCATCCTAATAAACAAAAAAGATACTTGTGCCTGATTCATGTAGTGAAGGATTTGGGCATTTAACCAAGTGTTGATACTAGCACATAATTAAGGCTTTTCTAAAAACAAGTAAACTAGCTAGTGTCATGTGCCTGAATTGCGATAAAACCTTAAGGAGGAGCATCTAAAAGGCCAATACAAAGCGAGAAGACATGAATCGCCGTGGAGGATTCTCCAACCTGTACCTGGCACACTTGTGGACGCTCGCGCAACACAGATCAACACCGAAGACGTAGCGGtcgataaaaaaataaacaacatCCGGGTTGTAGGGGTCGACGCAAGCAAGCTTAGGAACCTTCTTTGGCAAGCCGGTGGCCTCGTACGTGTTGTGCGACCAGACGTCTCGGAAGCAGACCTCGTGCTCGATCCTCCACAACCACGAGTCAGACTCGTCGTCATGGTACAAAGTGTACATGGCGACCCATGGGTGATGTCCCTTACCATGGCGCAGCACCATCTTCCTCAAGCGGTTGACGATTACCTTGGGTTTGGCCGGTACGCCGATCTCAACAAAGCGCACAGCTCCATCGCTGACCGTGATGCACCTGAACCGCTGGAGGTCCTCCTGATTGCAGCGGTAACCAATCTTCTTGCAGGCTGGCAGCGGCACGAACTGTAGGAGCGGATTTTCCTCCATGGGGAGGCATGTGAGGATCCCCCACGAGACGTCGAACCACCAGAGGCGCTGGTGCAGATTCGACGAGACGACGCCGTGGCTGGCCCATGGTCGGACCTCGCGAAGCGGGTAGTCCAGGATCTTGTCGACCCACCGCCCCGTCTCCGACGAGTAGCAGAGCAGCACCGCCTTGTCTGATCCGACGATTGGCTGGAGCTCCGCCACCATGTAGGTGCGACCGCCGTCTTGGGTGAGAAAGCCCAGGTTTCCGGCGTCCAAAATACGGTTCTTGGACTGGGTGTCGGGGACGGGGAGGCGGGAGACGGTGGCGGAGCGCGTGTCGCAGACGAAGTATCCATCCACGTACTCGCGCCTGCAGGAGACGAGCTTACGGCTGGAGAACCGGTCGCAGTACACGACGGGGCCGCCGTCGACGCTGGTGCCCTGGGtggcgtggaggaggagaagcccgGAGGGGTCGGCGACGAGCACGGAGGGGTGGTTGTCCTGAGTGAGGGGGTCGGGGCAGACGCGCGGGGGCACGGTGAGGACGCTGATGCCCGGTGGCGCCGCGAGCGCGAGGGAGAGGTCGGCGCCGCCCGGACCCGGCGGTAGGTCGGCATCCGCCGCGCACACCCGCGCGATGGTGGCGAGGATGCGCCAGTCCGTGGACTCTGACGCCATCGTCGGGGGTGGAGTGGGATGAACTGGACTGCTGCTTGCCTTGTacagacggcggcggtgcgggtgcGGCGcggcctctccctccctccccttgagcGGGCGATGTGGGTGTgcgtctgtctgtctgtctgcgGTGGAATGGAGAGAGGAAGGTTTGACTGTCCGTACCAGTTCAAAAATGCTTTGTCGTGGGGTGATGGCGGTGGGGGTGGGCGGGAGAGGGCAAGATTGACAGAGCCTCCGCGGCCGCGCGGGTAAGCCAGGCCGGCTCGGCTGCTCTCCAGCGCCCAAGCTGCAAAGCCGGCCCGCCATTCTCTTTTACTGCTTTTGTTGTATGGAGATATTTTCGATGGTAACATCCCCCCTCAtcttttatatcttatataattttttttgacaatataggttaatataaaatatattacccTCACAAAACATATAAggctaaatttaacttctacatattacaaagaaaaaataaattaaactaaaatatagttaacatgcatgcacaactatatttgttatttttttcacaacatGTTTGTGAACTGATATattttataggaaaaagtacgaattaccccctccccCGAACTATTGCGGCATTACAATTTACCCCCCTAAACTACAGTACCGGACATTTGCCACCCTAAATTCTTTAAACTAGATAAATTACCATCCTAACTCCATTCGAAGCGGTTTTCAGCTTACGTGGCACACACGTGGCGACACAGtcaacaaaaacaaataaaaacaggtgggtcccacatgcgTTAGGCGCGCCCACCTAACCCTCTACACGTGAGCTGATACGTGAAGGGGGTCGGGGCAGCttgaccccaagctgggagggggcaacCACCGCTTCACCCTGGGCTCGACCCCCCCTcagggggagccacgtgggtttaagggcagccgccgctccaccccgggctcgacccgcctcggggggagccacgtgggtttgagagCGGCCCGACCCCAAGCTAGGAGAgggcagccgccgcaacaccccgggctcgacccccctcagGGGGAGCCACATGGGCTTGGGGGTggcccgaccccaagctgggagaGGGCAGTCGCCgcaacaccccgggctcgaccccctcgggaggagccacgtgggtttgagggcggcctcctccctctagctgggagggggcagccgccgctccaccccgggctagatccccctcggggggagccacgtaTGTTTGaaggcggcctcctccctctaaacgtGATACCCCTGGGCTCATATCACCGACACATGTGATGATGGGACAAGCTTGTGAAAAGAGGGTTTAGATTCAATAGCAAAATATCTCAGCACAAATCTTAGAGTGGAATCAATGGCAAAAAAATTAACAGTTTTCACTGATGAAAACTGTCGAAAGTCGGCTAGcagttccttaaaaaaaagatcgaaAAAACCTACTGGCGAGAAAAAAAGACCGGACACGTATAAAACCTGATCCGGATCGGAAggcgaggaaaaaaaaggaaagtatCGGACTGAACCGTATCACTGGCGATCCGGATCGGACTGAACGGAAAAAACCTACTGGCTTAAATTATGCGTTtattagggcacccgcaataattatttataggctctctataagagatccatgtcagtatacttggaagagattaaatgaagagagagagcaaagctatctactaacttgaAGATaatctatagagaaaaacgaggtaatttattagagagctatagatacccatgtagacatactattgaggtggtttgctattaatctaatctattactaaaatgtacatgttttatagatagtaCCTTTACTTTACTATTGCAGGTGCTCTTAGGCTTAGCCGATTAATCTCTGCCATTATATTTAATACAGACAGATGGGTTCCGCATATATTAGGTATctttacccattgcaacgcacgtaCGGTCATTTGGCTAGTATATattttctctatctctatctctactattataaaaattaaagatgtttttgccggtattttaaTACGTCATCTGTGTTTGAATCAGTTTTGAAGTtggttcgcttttagaaatacatatctgTGTTTGAGCTGGATTTTAAGCTTATTTGCTTTTGAAGATAAAAaaagtcgtataagaaatcttttttaaaaaaactcgcatgatAGCTTAAAGATGAAATACAGAGtcctaattgcagcttatgattttctaaaaaagaaaaatccaaacGAATTCGGACAGTGAATTTTGccttagctaaaccgtataacaactataaaattaaaatagcatttacccgttgcaacgcacgggcattactatatataataatgtaaatctttcgtaactttttctcaattttctcttattttcttCCCGGGCACTTTTTGTCCGCCGCGTCAGTCGTCCGGgacgaatttttttcatttttaatttttttaatatttacagaaatattatgcCGATGgaaagttttacaaaaatagaccctgccgccctccATTTGGgtggcaagctgacgtggcacatGGCGTCGTGACGGCGCCGTGTGCACATTTTGCGCttagccccttgccgcccttacAGAGAGTTGCAAGGGGCTAAATGTAATTTTTGCGCTGCCAAAAAAGCAATTGGCTAGTTCATTTTGCATCTGAGCCCCTTGCTGCCCTTGCGAATTTTGCACGAAGGCCCCTTGCTACCCAGACatagggcggcaagggggccacGTGCAAAATTCACAACCCCTTAAAACGACCATCATGCGCCCGTGTGCCACGTCAGCTTACCGCCCAAATAGAgagcggcagggtctatttttgtaaatcttttcgccgatataatatttctgtaaatattaaaaaaataaatttaaaatgaaaaaaattcgtcCGGGACGGTCTCTAGAAGGAAACGAACAGGAAGTTGTTGACCAATGTTGTTGGAGCCAGTTGGGCCATCATGGTCTAATGGGCCAATCAAGCGAACACGTACGAAGCCCAAATTGAAGGACCCACCAGAAGTGGACCTTGACCGACCGAGGGGCAAAAGAAAAGAGACGGTACCAAGGCGAATGCGTGGCCGCGTCTTGCAATCCCTAACTCCCTCGTTCCCCATCTCTGGGTGGCGGTGCTCCCCCACGCCATGGTGAAGGCGAAGGCacggccgacgccgacggccgcCGCGAAATCTGCCGttgcgggaggaggagaggtgtcCACGGAGACTCCGCGCAGGAGCGCGCGACTGCAGCAAGCAGCCAAGAAGAAGCGGTCCCGCGATGCTTCGCtccctcccgctcccgctcccgctcgaCATCGGCAGGCCGGGAAGGTTCTCTGCGCGCCGGAGTAAGCTTCTTGTTGCCTCGtttccctcctcctctgcccCCTTACAATTTTCCGCCTCTGCTCTTGCTCTTGCAAGATCGATTCAATTTTCATCTTATGCCGAGCGGCTAGGCTAGGGTTTACTTTCCCCGACCCCACTACTTCCAAATTTATTtcatgagtaaatttcacaaaattacatcTACTCtgactaaattatcacaaaactacagatttattaAGAccaagtatcacaaaactacagttTTAGTACTagagttatcacaaaactactaGCACAAATTTTACAGTGCCTGCCACTACTATTATTTTAAGAGTTATAAAtgttgttaaatatgtagtttggTGATCTTCTATCTTAAATCCGTAGTTCTTTG from Oryza glaberrima chromosome 3, OglaRS2, whole genome shotgun sequence carries:
- the LOC127767017 gene encoding uncharacterized protein LOC127767017 is translated as MAGRLCSLGAGEQPSRPGLPARPRRLCQSCPLPPTPTAITPRQSIFELVRTVKPSSLHSTADRQTDAHPHRPLKGREGEAAPHPHRRRLYKASSSPVHPTPPPTMASESTDWRILATIARVCAADADLPPGPGGADLSLALAAPPGISVLTVPPRVCPDPLTQDNHPSVLVADPSGLLLLHATQGTSVDGGPVVYCDRFSSRKLVSCRREYVDGYFVCDTRSATVSRLPVPDTQSKNRILDAGNLGFLTQDGGRTYMVAELQPIVGSDKAVLLCYSSETGRWVDKILDYPLREVRPWASHGVVSSNLHQRLWWFDVSWGILTCLPMEENPLLQFVPLPACKKIGYRCNQEDLQRFRCITVSDGAVRFVEIGVPAKPKVIVNRLRKMVLRHGKGHHPWVAMYTLYHDDESDSWLWRIEHEVCFRDVWSHNTYEATGLPKKVPKLACVDPYNPDVVYFFIDRYVFGVDLCCASVHKCARYRLENPPRRFMSSRFVLAF